gtgtcatattttgttgtttgttgAACTAATAAAAAACTTTTATCTTGTCCAATCAACATTGTCTTATCTAGCTAGCTTCGGTACATTGTATCTATctctcaaatttcaaaattaccTCTGAAACTTGATCTTTTGTTCTTGTTAAAATTTGGTTTATCCACGGAAACAAATATAAACTGTAGTATATCACTTAATTAAGTTTCTTGTATATACACTATATGATGTAACctgaaattaattgaaactttCTAGCTTTCACCTTCTGGCTTACAAATATTGAAATCAAACTTATTGCAGGATGCTATGGATTGGGTTTCGCCTTCTGCTGAAATGGAAGAGTTTTCTAAAAAATCATATACAAACTGGTATGATGTTGGAGGCCTTCAATTGTTGAAATTGGAATTTGAGCGTCTGGTAGTTAAGCGTATAAAGTTTCCACGAGTTTATGAGGTAGTTACCTTTCCTTTTTGTTGAGCTTGTTTATATTTGGAGGCCTTCAATTACTGTGCGAATTATCATCATATAGTTAAGGGTATATAGTTTCTTTACTTCTGTTCCTAATTTATTGATTGTTGATTGTACCATTTAGCAATTAGGTATCTTGTGACTTGGCAGCTGAAAATATTTCTTATTGattgtttatcttttttcttgctCAACTCTTGGAGCTTAGCATTTCTAAATAAGCTTCTCTTATATAGTCTCTTGGGGCAATTGGGATGAAGAACATGCCATCCTCCTTTTTCCTTTATGGTCCTCATGGTTGTGGGAAGACATTGATTGTCCAAGCTTTGGCTAAAGAAGCAGGAGCGAATTTCATGCATATCAAGGTTCTCTCTTTTTTGGCATTTGATCCAAATAGTTGGCGACCATCAAAGATCACTGATTCCTTATTGTGTTACTTTTGGTCTCCATATAGGGCACTGAACTATTGAAGTTTGGGAAGTGGAGCAGGATGATTgtgcaaaatattttcaaatgtgcaaAACTTCACCCTCCATGTATACTTTTCTTTGACGAGGTACATCCTTTCTACTTTGTTCCAATCTTGCTGATAATGGCATTATTCCTAAGGTTAATTTTCAAGCTGTAGCCCAGACTAAAACCCATCAAGATACTTTAccccaaacataaaaatagtacAAATATGTATTGTACTTGTCTCTGTTATGTACTCATAACAAGCAGAGaatttttagcactaaataaggGGAGGGGAGAAGCAGAATGCCTGAACAGCCTTGTAAAGAAACTTATTATAGTTTATAAATGATGTGTAATCAACGCTAATATAGTAGAAAGAAAGTATCCATTAAGACTTTGTGGTATGCTTTGTATttgaacaagaaaaaagagacATTAAGCTGTTctcaaaaaatgaattgttcACATAGGTTTAATTAGTTGATAGAATTGTCTCAGGTCTTtcttagaaataaaaaaaggaaacattAAGCATTATCTGATCTTTTCCTGATACCGTTCTCTGGTCTTTTCCTAAATTAGCTAAAGCATGCTCTACTCAAATGCTATGTATGTCTAGGTGTTCATTCTATGAGTTATGGAGTATCTGTTATGACCACCGTCCTTTTCTATCAGTTGGAAATGTTCAGCTCAGAGGATTTTTCAGACAGTGAACTTGAGAAGGACGAAGATGTATGGAAGTCGGAGGAATATAGAGAGGTCCATAAATGGCTCTTTACAAATGCTCCATTtgctattaatttattatttgttactCAGCATATCTACACTTGTAGCTAATAAGAATGTAACATCTTCTATTGCAGGTGCGGAACCAAACATTGATATAGAATACCAAGTCCCTGTTATAGAAAATGAATCAGATGTATATGTGTTTGCTTCATCATCTAAGTACGGTATCTTCATGGTTCAAATGGctgaaatatttttctcaaagAGTTCATTATCGTTTCATGTGCCcttattttacatttcttaCCTTGCTGACGTATTGGCAGGGTAGAGATTTTGGATCGTATCCCGGCAATCAAAGAAGAGTTTGGTAGGGTTTTATATGCTCCTCTTCCTAGTCCAGAAGAAAGAGGTGAGATACTAAAAGCTCTCGCTCTGTACAAGCCAATTGATCCTGAGGTGGATCTGATGGCTCTAGGAAAACTCGATGCTTGTCACAATTTCACTGGCGCTGATCTATTTTCTTCGGTAAGTGACATTCTTGTCAACTCCTTATGAAATGGTGAAAACTATTGATGTTCTGGTTTAACTATAAAAGCTGCATAGGTTAagcaaataaaaaggaaaaaaaaggtaaCGTTATGACATCTTTatgtgataaaatattaaacgttcaaatatactccatactaTGGAGTATTTGACATCTATCATGAACTTTTGATGTTGATCAATGAATTCCCAAAATATGAGAAAGTATTGATACCTATCTGTCACCAGATATGATATCCAGAACTTGGAAGTCGTGTAGGATCTTTGGAAACTTAACATGGAAATTAGTGTGTAATAACGAACTTTTTAATGCCTCATAATGTGCTGTAAATTTTCCGTCTCTGTACTTTTGGGGTTAAATTGCTCAAAGTAAACAATTCAAGATAGTTTTGGAAAAAATGTAATAGTTCATTCATGATAGTATATGACTATTTAGTTAAAAATCAATGTTGTGTTTTTGGCAATGTTTTTCCCTTAGATGTGGATAAGCGgtaaattttgtttgaaatagGTGACGGTAGCTTCTGTGTTCGCTATTGAACGACCATCATTGTCCTGTGGGGGTAGCTTGACCATCAAAAATGAAGATTTCAATAAAGTGTTAACTAAACCCCCTTCTCTTTCGGATGAGGTGCTGCTGGTTTGCTACTACATTTTTATTCCTATATTTACTCATTTCTTCACCTCAAGTCTTGGTATTTTTGGGTCCAGGAACTCAAGAACACTACAAGCGGAGAAGATTGATGTTGCTGATGGTGTATCCGCGATGCAGTGGCCAGTGGGATATGGAAACAAATGAGTGAAGTCATGAAGAAGAAGGCCAAAAAGTAAATTGCCAGAAATAGCAAGCGAATTGATTGTGATTGTTTCATTGCATAAAATCCAAATTACATTACAGCTTATATAGCGTAGACAAGAAGCATCTAGAACAACTCCTTAATCTATGCACAACTCTTAATCTCTTGCTTTAACAAACTTAATCACGGCTGAATCAAGAACGGCTCTTCTTTATTGCTCCTTGCACTGCCAAGTCCCTCCATGATCTCTTGTGGTCCAAGTGCACAGCTGGTGCCTTGGTAGTATCCTCTGAACTAGGTTTGGATTGCACACAATTAGCTTCAGCTAAGTCTCGTGCTCCATTCTCTTTCACGTGACAAATATCCATGTCATCTATATTCAACTTTGCATTGCATGCCTCTTCACCTTGAGCTTCAGTTTTGGTTCCACTGTTACCTTCAACAGTATGCGTGCTATATTCGTGAATGATGTGAGTTTCTTACTCTATCTGTTGAGGTGAGAGTGGGCCAAAATATGTTCGTGCATTCATTATCTATTgacatatttgtaattttattagacGGAACttgtataaatattgtttaaaaGAAGCTCATCTGATAATAATCTACAGTTAATATGGAGTATGAGAGATGGAAGTATTGAAGTCCTTaacaatatcttttttttgtttttttaaatgtatatgGTCTttgattttactttatttgtgtataattCGTAAAAAGTCCCTCTCAAATACTCCAATCACGTTgtaattatattcaaaataaaatcaatacaaaACATGAACATAGTTTTTGATTTCGTTGCTTGATTAGTTAGTTATTGAGGGGCCTGGATAGTTGCACGCCGTGACCCACATATAGTCAACTCGGCCAATTATGTAGGGTGTTAAGTATATaatccctctgtcccattagaaatgcaacgattttcctttttgggttgtcccactaaaaatgaaacgtttcctaaaatggaaacatcactctctctacttttccctctctcttactttactctctcttcaataactcacaaaacaacacttgcataaaatcctgtgccgaaaaccaaatatttcatatttattgggacggagggagtatatttttgttttgatttatttatgttattttcatctttatcttatttcttttaaacTGATTTTAAACGAAAAAGTTTAGTAGCTTTTTCATTAAGTTAACTTTAATCTCGTCCTACGTAccctctattttattttcacctCTAAAGCATTCGTTTAATACAAGGGGGCGGattatagcccgccctaagtCCCACTTATGCATTACCACAtcagtattttatcttccacCTCTTTTACCTGCAATGGGGCAGActattttacttctattttatatttatataattaatgcaaatatatca
This sequence is a window from Salvia hispanica cultivar TCC Black 2014 unplaced genomic scaffold, UniMelb_Shisp_WGS_1.0 HiC_scaffold_305, whole genome shotgun sequence. Protein-coding genes within it:
- the LOC125198864 gene encoding cell division control protein 48 homolog C-like isoform X1 is translated as MACMKEPVNDGSDSERSDSIPGGYVLTIGATNEPNALGLALRKRFDREFVLRVPRENQRHGILSVLTRNHEVGVDFDLGELARWTQGFVAEDLAELVNKASMESLNDAIRSRAYKKSSKDGNEACGKSFSDEELEGPKLTMHNFYDAMDWVSPSAEMEEFSKKSYTNWYDVGGLQLLKLEFERLVVKRIKFPRVYESLGAIGMKNMPSSFFLYGPHGCGKTLIVQALAKEAGANFMHIKGTELLKFGKWSRMIVQNIFKCAKLHPPCILFFDELEMFSSEDFSDSELEKDEDVWKSEEYREGRDFGSYPGNQRRVW
- the LOC125198864 gene encoding cell division control protein 48 homolog C-like isoform X2, with product MACMKEPVNDGSDSERSDSIPGGYVLTIGATNEPNALGLALRKRFDREFVLRVPRENQRHGILSVLTRNHEVGVDFDLGELARWTQGFVAEDLAELVNKASMESLNDAIRSRAYKKSSKDGNEACGKSFSDEELEGPKLTMHNFYDAMDWVSPSAEMEEFSKKSYTNWYDVGGLQLLKLEFERLVVKRIKFPRVYESLGAIGMKNMPSSFFLYGPHGCGKTLIVQALAKEAGANFMHIKGTELLKFGKWSRMIVQNIFKCAKLHPPCILFFDELEMFSSEDFSDSELEKDEDVWKSEEYREVRNQTLI